One genomic segment of Nocardia spumae includes these proteins:
- a CDS encoding dihydrolipoyl dehydrogenase family protein — protein sequence MSDTHIHTYDVVIIGAGPVGENVADRTRAAGLATVVVESELAGGECSYWACEPSKALLRPALLYREAARFPGVATAVTGPLDAAAVLTHRDRMTADWDDRDQITWLESVHVDVVRGHGRLDGPRRVAVRTPGGDTVRLLARHAVVVCTGTTAALPPLPGLDSVRAWTSREATSAREVPRRLAILGAGVVATEMAAAWQALGARVTLIARESRLLGRVEDFAADLVADRLRQAGVDLRFDTTITATERVGEPDDSVRLTLADGTQLIADQLLLATGRAPRTDDVGLDTVGLCPGQWLTTDDSFTVDAVDGDWLYAVGDVTHRALLTHQGKYQARIAGAVIAARARGQRLDTRRWSPHSATADHEAVPQVVFTDPEVAAVGLTTAEAARTGRAVDVVDYDIGRVAGAIQHDPEYRGRARILIDPRRQTIVGATFAGSGVAELLHSATIAITGEVPLDRLWHAVPAFPTISEVWLRLLETYRDRPGT from the coding sequence ATGTCCGACACGCACATCCACACCTACGACGTGGTGATCATCGGGGCCGGACCGGTCGGCGAGAACGTCGCCGACCGCACCCGCGCCGCCGGGCTGGCCACCGTGGTCGTCGAATCCGAACTGGCCGGGGGCGAATGCTCCTACTGGGCCTGCGAGCCCAGTAAGGCCCTGCTGCGCCCGGCTCTGCTCTACCGCGAAGCCGCACGTTTCCCCGGCGTCGCCACCGCGGTCACCGGCCCGCTGGACGCGGCCGCGGTGCTGACACATCGTGACCGCATGACCGCGGACTGGGACGACCGCGACCAGATCACCTGGCTCGAATCGGTCCACGTCGATGTCGTGCGCGGGCACGGCCGGCTCGACGGACCACGCCGGGTGGCGGTCCGGACCCCCGGCGGGGACACCGTGCGGTTGCTCGCCCGGCACGCGGTGGTCGTGTGTACCGGCACCACCGCCGCCCTGCCACCGCTACCGGGCCTGGACTCGGTGCGGGCGTGGACCAGCCGCGAAGCCACGAGCGCCCGGGAGGTGCCGCGCCGTCTCGCGATCCTCGGCGCGGGGGTGGTGGCCACCGAGATGGCGGCCGCCTGGCAGGCATTGGGCGCGCGGGTCACCCTCATCGCCCGGGAATCACGGCTACTCGGCCGGGTGGAGGACTTCGCCGCGGACCTGGTCGCCGACCGTCTTCGCCAAGCCGGTGTCGACCTGCGATTCGACACCACCATCACCGCCACGGAACGCGTCGGCGAACCCGACGACAGCGTCCGTCTCACTCTCGCCGACGGCACCCAGCTGATCGCGGACCAACTGCTCCTCGCGACCGGACGCGCACCCCGCACCGACGATGTCGGCCTGGACACCGTCGGCCTGTGCCCGGGGCAATGGCTGACCACCGACGACAGCTTCACCGTGGATGCGGTCGACGGCGACTGGTTGTACGCGGTCGGCGACGTCACGCACCGGGCCCTGCTCACCCATCAGGGCAAATATCAGGCACGGATCGCGGGGGCGGTGATCGCCGCTCGTGCCCGAGGGCAGCGGCTCGACACCCGCCGGTGGAGTCCGCACAGCGCCACCGCCGATCACGAGGCGGTCCCGCAGGTCGTGTTCACCGATCCGGAGGTCGCGGCCGTCGGCCTCACCACCGCCGAGGCGGCCCGCACCGGCCGAGCGGTGGATGTGGTCGACTACGACATCGGCCGGGTCGCGGGTGCGATCCAGCACGATCCCGAATACCGGGGCCGAGCGCGCATCCTGATCGACCCGCGACGGCAGACGATCGTCGGCGCCACCTTCGCCGGATCCGGTGTGGCCGAACTACTGCATTCGGCGACCATCGCCATCACCGGCGAAGTGCCACTCGACCGGCTCTGGCACGCGGTGCCGGCGTTCCCGACCATCAGCGAGGTCTGGTTACGGCTGCTGGAGACCTACCGCGACCGGCCCGGAACCTGA
- a CDS encoding VOC family protein, which translates to MDMKLEVVVLPVADVDRAKAFYTDELGFRLDADFPVDDGYRVVQVTPPGSECSIIFGTGLTEAAPGSLHGLHLIVTDIEEAVAALTGHGVVVEGPFRDATGVFHHAGAESRVPGADPRRRSYGSFAAFTDPDGNAWFLQEVTQRAPGR; encoded by the coding sequence ATGGATATGAAGCTGGAAGTCGTCGTACTCCCCGTCGCCGACGTCGACCGCGCCAAGGCCTTCTATACCGACGAGCTCGGATTCCGGCTCGACGCCGACTTCCCGGTCGACGACGGCTATCGGGTCGTCCAGGTGACCCCGCCCGGTTCGGAGTGCTCGATCATCTTCGGTACCGGCCTCACCGAGGCCGCACCCGGCAGCCTGCACGGACTCCACCTGATCGTCACCGATATCGAGGAGGCCGTCGCCGCGCTGACCGGGCACGGGGTCGTGGTGGAGGGCCCGTTCCGTGACGCCACCGGCGTGTTCCACCACGCCGGCGCCGAGAGCCGGGTACCGGGCGCGGACCCGCGGCGGCGCAGCTACGGCTCGTTCGCCGCGTTCACCGATCCGGACGGCAACGCCTGGTTCCTGCAGGAAGTCACCCAGCGCGCCCCCGGCCGCTGA
- a CDS encoding aminotransferase class I/II-fold pyridoxal phosphate-dependent enzyme encodes MATVAERIRQRIDRGRAADLRDARLFLSADTSAADIRLSTSDYLALSRDSRITGAMTAALLAPVESGTRPLARRLAGYMGAGAAVMCQSGWEANIGLLQVIAAPGVPVHIGEYSHMSWRQAAAAAGAPAHTFARNDPAELASRIHAHGPGIIAVDAIDNTTGARSPLAELCDVADETGSVLVVDESHSLGVDGPHGAGAVAELGLTQRIPFRTASLAKAFVGRAGVVTALDPDFAPYFESVAYPAIFSTALRAHDIAGLSAALDVIRAEDGRRTRLREIAHTVRNALIHLGSDMAGADSHIVALPTGTEAAGRAARAVLQAHGVIGAPFCPPATPRGRWLIRLSLHAALTAGQIERIITACEQVRSRAGR; translated from the coding sequence GTGGCAACAGTCGCCGAGCGCATCCGGCAGCGCATCGATCGCGGCCGAGCAGCGGATCTGCGGGACGCCAGACTGTTCTTGTCCGCTGACACCTCCGCCGCCGACATCAGACTGTCGACCAGCGACTACCTGGCCTTATCCCGCGACAGCCGGATCACCGGCGCTATGACCGCGGCGCTGCTCGCCCCGGTCGAGTCCGGAACTCGCCCGCTGGCGCGCCGCCTGGCCGGCTACATGGGCGCCGGCGCGGCGGTGATGTGCCAGTCGGGCTGGGAGGCCAACATCGGTTTGCTGCAGGTCATAGCGGCGCCGGGAGTTCCGGTCCATATCGGCGAGTACTCCCACATGTCCTGGCGGCAGGCGGCGGCCGCCGCCGGCGCGCCGGCGCACACCTTCGCCCGCAACGATCCCGCCGAACTGGCTTCCCGGATCCACGCCCACGGCCCGGGCATCATCGCCGTCGACGCGATCGACAACACCACGGGCGCTCGCAGCCCCCTGGCCGAGCTGTGCGACGTCGCCGACGAGACCGGCTCCGTCCTCGTGGTCGACGAATCGCATTCGCTCGGCGTCGACGGCCCGCACGGGGCCGGTGCGGTGGCCGAGCTCGGGCTGACCCAGCGGATTCCGTTCCGCACAGCCAGTCTGGCCAAGGCATTCGTCGGACGAGCCGGAGTGGTCACCGCGCTGGACCCCGATTTCGCGCCCTATTTCGAGTCGGTGGCCTACCCCGCGATCTTCTCCACGGCTCTGCGCGCCCACGACATCGCGGGCCTTTCCGCCGCGCTGGACGTGATCCGGGCCGAGGACGGCCGCCGCACCCGGCTTCGCGAGATTGCCCACACCGTCCGCAACGCGCTCATCCACCTGGGTTCGGATATGGCGGGGGCGGACAGCCACATCGTGGCATTGCCCACCGGGACCGAAGCCGCCGGCAGAGCGGCCCGCGCGGTCCTGCAGGCGCACGGGGTGATCGGCGCCCCGTTCTGCCCGCCGGCCACCCCCCGCGGCCGCTGGCTGATCCGTCTGTCCCTGCACGCCGCGCTGACCGCCGGGCAGATCGAACGGATCATCACCGCATGCGAGCAGGTCCGCTCCCGAGCCGGACGGTGA
- a CDS encoding CsbD family protein: MSATDKAKNKLDDLAGQAKEKFGQATGDKDKKNEGKADQAKSNLKDAGEKVKDAFDK; encoded by the coding sequence TTGAGCGCCACGGACAAAGCCAAGAACAAGCTCGATGATCTCGCAGGTCAGGCCAAGGAAAAGTTCGGTCAGGCGACCGGTGACAAGGACAAGAAGAATGAGGGCAAGGCCGATCAGGCCAAGTCCAATCTCAAAGACGCCGGCGAGAAGGTGAAAGACGCCTTCGACAAGTAG